One window of the Penaeus monodon isolate SGIC_2016 chromosome 1, NSTDA_Pmon_1, whole genome shotgun sequence genome contains the following:
- the LOC119593712 gene encoding uncharacterized protein LOC119593712: protein MRKGQYSKLENEYSHQWDAGGDDAQGSKGGVPKGGVPQEGSLQEAEALPSPSGILRRRSDEEKPLEASQKQKMLRSDSKKSPSDPLKPIKLKLIPRNVQLDRCGKPCGASLGAARVPPAACSGVCAPRPSLHTAVAHASGAHTVLRNVPPPSGQQGLQTPVWFPGARCGRRCSSPQTPMFAGCTPFVGKRPPRSAQTSPSAPKSPKLTSSSSDPWSQIVTKNYRAGSIGGGAPPGEMEWLAAPTPRSRKGSWSSASTDYDFSPCW, encoded by the exons ATGAGGAAGGGCCAGTACAGTAAGCTGGAGAATGAGTACAGTCACCAGTGGGATGCAGGAGGAGACGACGCCCAAGGGAGCAAGGGCGGCGTCCCTAAGGGCGGTGTTCCTCAAGAAGGCTCGTTGCAGGAGGCGGAAGCGCTACCGTCGCCTTCGGGAATCCTTCGGAGGCGCAGTGACGAAGAGAAGCCCTTGGAAGCCTCGCAGAAGCAGAAGATGCTGAGGAGTGATAGTAAGAAGTCTCCTTCGG ACCCGCTGAAGCCGATCAAGCTGAAGCTGATCCCGCGCAACGTGCAGCTGGACCGGTGCGGGAAACCGTGCGGGGCGTCGCTCGGCGCCGCCCGCGTGCCGCCCGCCGCTTGCAGCGGTGTGTgcgccccccgcccctccctccacacCGCCGTCGCCCACGCCTCGGGCGCACACACCGTGCTCAGGAACGTCCCGCCGCCCTCAGGCCAGCAGGGCCTACAGACGCCGGTGTGGTTCCCGGGCGCGCGCTGTGGGCGGCGCTGCAGTTCGCCGCAGACGCCAATGTTCGCCGGCTGCACGCCCTTCGTGGGCAAGCGGCCACCCCGCTCGGCGCAGACGTCGCCGTCAGCGCCCAAGTCGCCCAAGCTGACCTCGAGCAGCAGCGACCCCTGGAGCCAGATCGTCACCAAGAACTACCGGGCGGGGAGCATCGGGGGCGGCGCTCCCCCGGGGGAGATGGAGTGGCTcgccgcccccaccccccgctcGCGCAAGGGCTCGTGGTCGTCGGCGTCCACCGACTACGACTTCTCTCCGTGCTGGTGA